A window of the Chiloscyllium plagiosum isolate BGI_BamShark_2017 chromosome 13, ASM401019v2, whole genome shotgun sequence genome harbors these coding sequences:
- the LOC122555867 gene encoding ADP-ribosylation factor-like protein 14 encodes MGLLTSKEAKRKHARILMLGLDAAGKSTLLYRLKFGDTEFFTSTTIGFNVEMLEHSKSVTLTLWDIGGQHKMRQFWPYYFQDTDGLVFVVDSADKERMEDSKREFERMLKNDWLKGIPVVVIANKQDLAEALSTEEITKRFHMNRWCSDRDWYVQPCCAKTGEGLTAATKMIISYVKKKMNSKSEETGSDIQEDRL; translated from the coding sequence ATGGGTTTGTTGACCTCCAAAGAAGCTAAAAGGAAACATGCTCGCATTTTGATGTTGGGCCTGGACGCAGCGGGTAAATCCACTTTGTTGTACAGATTAAAATTCGGAGATACTGAATTTTTCACATCCACCACTATAGGCTTCAACGTGGAAATGCTGGAGCATAGTAAAAGCGTTACCCTTACACTTTGGGATATTGGAGGACAGCACAAGATGCGACAGTTTTGGCCGTATTATTTTCAAGACACCGATGGGCTTGTTTttgttgtggacagtgcagataAGGAGCGGATGGAAGATTCCAAGAGAGAATTTGAACGGATGCTAAAAAACGACTGGTTGAAAGGCATTCCCGTGGTGGTCATAGCAAACAAGCAAGATCTTGCCGAAGCGCTGTCTACAGAGGAAATCACCAAACGTTTCCACATGAATAGATGGTGCTCAGATCGAGACTGGTATGTACAGCCATGCTGTGCCAAAACGGGGGAAGGGTTAACGGCAGCCACTAAGATGATAATCTCATACgtcaaaaagaaaatgaactCTAAAAGCGAAGAAACGGGCAGTGATATTCAAGAGGACAGGTTATAA